A region of Actinomycetota bacterium DNA encodes the following proteins:
- a CDS encoding maleylpyruvate isomerase family mycothiol-dependent enzyme encodes MRSSSNGWTEVPSASHGSVFDFDKDQVLAGVKAQRERTVALLRSISEADWERIIVPRWRVREVAGHLVSSDEGTLTGRLLTVGFSRRGDEALSKIEVWNDKQAARWADRPIPEILKGLEVWARRIERLSGVIPAGLARRVMPTPFGRVSLSWLASLRIYDEWVHLEDLRRVFGIQADDAPPSVLPIARQIHAGIPVQTFPRIPADASGKVSLAFSDIDLPTLGIDLGLRRYGYGLDAPEARITAPTAALAMVAARRDPWQDAEAAGALKVEGDRKAADALLGSLLLV; translated from the coding sequence ATGCGATCGTCATCGAACGGCTGGACTGAGGTTCCCTCCGCGTCACACGGATCGGTCTTCGACTTCGACAAGGATCAGGTCCTGGCCGGCGTGAAGGCCCAGCGGGAGCGGACGGTCGCGCTGCTGCGCAGCATCTCCGAGGCGGACTGGGAGCGGATCATCGTGCCCCGGTGGCGCGTGCGCGAGGTCGCCGGTCACCTGGTTTCGAGCGATGAGGGAACGCTCACCGGGCGCCTCCTGACCGTCGGCTTCTCCAGGCGAGGCGACGAGGCGCTGTCGAAGATCGAGGTCTGGAACGACAAGCAGGCGGCACGCTGGGCAGACCGTCCGATCCCCGAGATCCTCAAAGGGCTCGAGGTGTGGGCCCGCCGGATCGAGCGGTTGAGCGGTGTGATCCCCGCCGGGCTCGCGCGACGCGTCATGCCGACGCCGTTCGGACGGGTCTCGCTGTCCTGGCTCGCGTCGCTCCGCATCTACGACGAGTGGGTGCACTTGGAGGACCTGCGGCGGGTGTTCGGGATCCAGGCCGACGACGCGCCCCCTTCCGTCCTGCCGATCGCGCGCCAGATCCACGCCGGGATCCCGGTCCAAACGTTCCCCAGGATCCCCGCCGACGCCTCGGGCAAGGTTTCGCTGGCGTTCAGTGACATCGACCTGCCGACGCTGGGGATCGATCTCGGGTTGCGGCGCTACGGCTACGGACTCGACGCCCCCGAGGCCCGGATCACGGCACCGACGGCGGCGCTCGCCATGGTCGCCGCCCGGCGCGACCCCTGGCAGGACGCCGAGGCTGCGGGTGCGCTCAAGGTCGAAGGGGATCGCAAGGCCGCAGACGCGTTACTCGGATCGCTCCTGCTCGTCTAG
- a CDS encoding thiolase family protein, translated as MTDAAVIISAVRTPIGEAGRSLATVPAWDLGILVAEEAIVRAGIDPATFDDVIFGETIGGGGNIGRFVGLAAGVPQDVPGMSVIRACATGLEAVTQAATAIWAGIGEAFLTGGAESMSQQPWLMKKPSSAYPRRPPEIVVAPPSHPPAMASLSVGINVGESSAERFGITREDQDRWALRSHQRAVRAIDACVFEPEIVAVPVTQRRGEPRIFDTDERPRRDTSLEKLAALPPAYVEAGTVTAGNSSGINDGAASLVVTSAKCAEQLGLTPRAVIRGWASAGVDPAYTGTGPIEAVPKALKRAGIAIDDLDVIEINEAFAAQTIACVRELGLNPEKVNPNGGAIALGHPVGATGARLLVSLLHELERTGGRYGCATMCAGGGLGSAAIIERVG; from the coding sequence GTGACTGACGCCGCCGTCATCATCTCGGCCGTCCGTACCCCGATCGGAGAGGCCGGACGCTCGCTCGCGACCGTGCCGGCCTGGGACCTGGGGATCCTCGTCGCCGAGGAGGCGATCGTTCGTGCGGGCATCGACCCGGCGACCTTCGACGACGTGATCTTCGGCGAGACGATCGGCGGCGGCGGGAACATCGGTCGGTTCGTGGGCCTCGCGGCCGGCGTCCCGCAGGATGTCCCCGGCATGTCGGTGATCCGCGCATGCGCCACGGGCCTCGAGGCGGTCACGCAGGCCGCGACCGCGATCTGGGCCGGCATAGGCGAGGCGTTCCTGACCGGCGGCGCCGAGAGCATGAGCCAGCAGCCGTGGCTGATGAAGAAACCGTCGAGCGCGTACCCGCGCCGGCCTCCCGAGATCGTCGTCGCCCCGCCGTCTCACCCTCCGGCCATGGCGTCGCTGTCGGTCGGGATCAACGTGGGCGAGTCTTCGGCCGAGCGCTTCGGGATCACCCGCGAGGATCAGGATCGTTGGGCGCTGCGCTCGCACCAGCGCGCGGTTCGAGCGATCGACGCGTGCGTCTTCGAGCCGGAGATCGTGGCCGTTCCCGTGACCCAGCGGAGGGGCGAGCCACGGATCTTCGACACCGACGAACGGCCGCGCCGCGACACCTCGCTCGAGAAGCTCGCGGCGCTGCCCCCCGCCTACGTCGAGGCCGGAACCGTGACCGCCGGAAATTCCTCCGGCATCAACGACGGCGCAGCATCGCTGGTCGTGACGAGCGCGAAGTGCGCCGAGCAACTCGGCCTCACGCCGCGCGCCGTGATCCGCGGATGGGCTTCGGCGGGCGTCGACCCGGCCTACACGGGAACCGGCCCGATCGAGGCCGTTCCCAAAGCTTTGAAGAGAGCGGGCATCGCGATCGACGATCTCGACGTCATCGAGATCAACGAAGCGTTCGCCGCCCAGACCATCGCGTGCGTGCGCGAGCTCGGGTTGAACCCAGAAAAGGTCAACCCCAACGGCGGAGCTATCGCGCTCGGTCATCCGGTCGGCGCGACCGGCGCGCGGCTCCTCGTGAGCCTGCTGCACGAGCTCGAGCGGACCGGCGGCCGGTACGGCTGCGCCACCATGTGCGCCGGCGGCGGCCTGGGCTCGGCGGCGATCATCGAGAGGGTCGGATGA
- a CDS encoding aldehyde dehydrogenase yields the protein MTTTKHFIAGDWRAGAGPTMTDLNPSTGKAVAEFPIGTAEEVDAAVRAARNAFDGGWRDATPTVRRRLLLKLAELVAGQAQELGRIATEDMGMPWVFTHGEALFTAEYVEYYAGWADKLEGATIPLSAANTFDYTIHEPRGVVAAIVPWNSPLSLALWRLAPALAAGNTVVVKPSELAPLPILKLMDLIAEAGFPPGVVNCVTGSGSETGAPLVEHPGVNVVAFTGSTATGRGVAEAAGRRLVPASLELGGKSANIVFADADLDAAAVQACVGCFVNTGQQCIAGSRLLVQGSIHDDFMAKVTAFARTFAVGDPMEPTTQMGPLISAPQLERVLGFVEDARTTTTVALGGERLGGDLADGYFVPPTVVTGVRNDMRIAREEIFGPVLSVIPFRDEAEAVAIANDTDYGLAGGVWTNDLSRAHRVARAIQAGTVWVNAWLAVNAQAPFGGYKASGLGREGGREALDVYLQTKNVYVQLH from the coding sequence ATGACGACGACCAAGCACTTCATCGCCGGCGATTGGCGCGCCGGCGCCGGTCCCACGATGACGGACCTCAACCCGTCCACCGGCAAGGCCGTCGCCGAGTTCCCCATCGGCACCGCCGAGGAGGTCGACGCCGCGGTCCGGGCCGCGCGCAACGCGTTCGACGGCGGCTGGCGAGACGCCACCCCGACCGTTCGCCGGCGGCTGCTGCTCAAGCTCGCGGAGCTGGTCGCCGGTCAAGCGCAGGAGCTCGGCCGGATCGCGACCGAGGACATGGGGATGCCCTGGGTGTTCACGCACGGCGAAGCGCTCTTCACCGCCGAGTACGTCGAGTACTACGCAGGGTGGGCCGACAAGCTCGAAGGCGCGACGATCCCGTTGAGCGCGGCGAACACGTTCGACTACACCATCCATGAGCCGCGGGGCGTCGTCGCCGCGATCGTGCCGTGGAACTCGCCGCTGTCGCTCGCGCTCTGGCGCTTGGCGCCGGCGCTCGCCGCCGGCAACACCGTGGTCGTCAAGCCGTCGGAGCTGGCGCCGTTGCCGATCCTCAAGCTCATGGACCTCATCGCCGAGGCGGGGTTCCCGCCGGGCGTGGTCAACTGCGTCACGGGATCCGGCTCCGAGACCGGCGCGCCGCTCGTCGAGCACCCCGGCGTGAACGTCGTCGCGTTCACCGGCTCGACCGCCACGGGGCGCGGGGTCGCCGAGGCCGCGGGACGACGCCTCGTCCCGGCCTCGCTCGAGCTCGGCGGCAAGTCGGCCAACATCGTGTTCGCCGATGCCGACCTCGACGCCGCGGCCGTCCAGGCGTGCGTCGGCTGCTTCGTGAACACCGGACAGCAGTGCATCGCCGGGAGCCGCTTGCTCGTCCAGGGATCGATCCACGACGACTTCATGGCCAAGGTCACTGCGTTCGCGCGAACCTTCGCCGTGGGCGATCCCATGGAGCCGACGACCCAGATGGGTCCACTGATCAGCGCGCCACAGCTCGAACGCGTGCTGGGCTTCGTCGAAGATGCCCGGACGACGACGACGGTGGCGCTCGGCGGCGAGCGGCTCGGCGGCGACCTCGCCGACGGCTACTTCGTGCCGCCGACGGTGGTGACCGGCGTGCGGAACGACATGCGGATCGCGCGAGAGGAGATCTTCGGTCCCGTGCTCAGCGTTATCCCGTTCCGCGACGAGGCCGAGGCGGTCGCGATCGCCAACGACACCGATTACGGGCTGGCGGGGGGGGTCTGGACCAACGACTTGAGCCGCGCCCATCGCGTGGCGCGAGCCATCCAGGCCGGGACGGTCTGGGTCAACGCCTGGCTCGCGGTGAACGCGCAGGCGCCGTTCGGGGGATACAAGGCGTCGGGGCTCGGACGTGAAGGTGGGCGCGAGGCGCTCGACGTATATCTGCAGACGAAGAACGTGTACGTTCAGCTCCACTGA
- a CDS encoding hydantoinase/oxoprolinase family protein encodes MGYRVGIDVGGTFTDFLVVEPDGSFALWKNPTTPSDQSIGVMEGIEQLAGQRDLSLKAFLGKTDLIIHGTTTADNTMIESTGAKTGLLVTKGRRDEIELRRGYRENIWDPSATAPPQLVPRRYRLTLGERLDYQGNVLSPLNDDEIRAQVKRLKSAGVTSVAVVLLFSFVNPAHEQRVGEILAEEFPELEMVSLSHRVHPAAPEFDRTSTTVVNAYIGPRVKRYLNHLIEKLAGNGFKHPLLVMQSSGGIAAAPSVAERPIVTLASGPAGGVMGACRVAGEAGIEDFISVDMGGTSYDVCLVKGGEPTIKSFWNWVHRYLISLPMVDVISIGAGGGSIASVKAGGLQVGPESAGGDPGPMCYGRGGTRPTVTDANLVLGYLNPDGFAGGTLPLKSDGVAEAIEEQIGTPLGMDAIEAAWGIHWLTNAHMNQAIVRVSAERGNDPRTFALVVFGGNGAVHALAQADDLGIRTVLIPRTAPAFSALGLLVADYLVDKVRATLVTTGTVDPGKLEEIYKGIEDESDASEAAHLEDVYAALEKEADEELWQAGVPTKRFKHLRFAQCRYPGQTWDIDVPVEGKITLKELAAIAARFHEMHFEEHTYDRRDEDVMISALRVRSRALLGKPELRRVPGSASTPRSSGTRQAYFGSGFVKAKLFDGPSIRAGQKITGPAIIEEPFTTVVVPPKWSVKLDRLGNYVATR; translated from the coding sequence ATGGGCTACCGGGTTGGCATAGACGTCGGCGGAACCTTTACCGATTTCCTCGTCGTGGAGCCCGACGGGTCGTTCGCGCTATGGAAGAACCCGACGACGCCCTCGGACCAATCGATCGGGGTGATGGAAGGCATCGAGCAGCTGGCCGGCCAGCGCGATCTTTCGTTGAAGGCGTTCCTCGGGAAGACCGATCTGATCATCCACGGCACGACGACGGCGGACAACACGATGATCGAGTCGACCGGCGCGAAGACCGGGCTGCTCGTCACCAAAGGCCGTCGCGACGAGATCGAGCTGCGTCGCGGATACCGCGAGAACATCTGGGACCCGAGTGCGACGGCGCCGCCGCAGCTGGTGCCGCGTCGCTACCGGCTGACGCTCGGCGAGCGGCTCGACTATCAGGGCAACGTGCTTTCACCGCTGAACGATGACGAGATCCGCGCACAGGTGAAGCGGCTCAAGTCCGCCGGCGTCACCTCGGTCGCCGTGGTGCTGCTGTTCTCGTTCGTCAACCCGGCGCACGAGCAGCGGGTCGGCGAGATCCTGGCCGAAGAGTTCCCAGAGCTCGAGATGGTCTCGCTGTCGCACCGCGTGCACCCGGCCGCGCCGGAGTTCGACCGCACGTCGACGACCGTCGTCAACGCGTACATCGGGCCGCGCGTGAAGCGCTATCTCAACCACCTGATCGAGAAGCTCGCCGGCAACGGCTTCAAGCATCCGCTGCTCGTCATGCAGTCGAGTGGGGGTATCGCGGCGGCGCCGTCGGTGGCCGAACGGCCGATCGTCACGCTCGCGTCCGGCCCGGCCGGCGGCGTGATGGGAGCGTGCCGGGTCGCCGGCGAGGCCGGGATCGAGGACTTCATCTCCGTCGACATGGGGGGCACGTCCTACGACGTCTGCCTGGTCAAGGGCGGAGAGCCGACGATCAAGTCGTTCTGGAACTGGGTTCACCGGTACCTGATCTCGCTGCCGATGGTCGACGTGATCTCGATCGGCGCCGGAGGCGGTTCGATCGCGTCGGTCAAGGCCGGCGGCCTGCAGGTCGGCCCCGAGTCGGCCGGCGGCGATCCCGGCCCGATGTGCTACGGCCGCGGCGGCACCCGACCGACGGTGACGGACGCGAACCTCGTGCTCGGCTACTTGAACCCGGACGGCTTCGCCGGCGGCACCCTCCCGCTGAAGTCCGACGGGGTCGCCGAGGCGATCGAGGAGCAGATCGGAACGCCGCTCGGGATGGACGCGATCGAGGCGGCCTGGGGGATCCACTGGCTGACGAACGCGCACATGAACCAGGCGATCGTCCGGGTCTCCGCCGAGCGCGGGAACGATCCCCGGACGTTCGCGCTGGTCGTCTTCGGCGGCAACGGCGCGGTGCACGCGCTCGCTCAAGCCGACGATCTCGGCATCCGCACGGTCTTGATCCCGCGCACCGCGCCGGCGTTCTCGGCGCTGGGTCTGCTCGTCGCCGATTACCTGGTCGACAAGGTCCGCGCGACGCTCGTGACGACGGGAACCGTCGACCCCGGGAAGCTGGAGGAGATCTACAAAGGGATCGAGGACGAATCCGACGCGAGCGAGGCCGCGCACCTGGAAGACGTGTACGCCGCGCTCGAGAAGGAAGCCGACGAAGAGCTCTGGCAGGCGGGCGTGCCGACGAAGCGCTTCAAGCACCTGCGGTTCGCGCAGTGCCGGTACCCCGGCCAGACCTGGGATATCGACGTCCCCGTCGAGGGCAAGATCACGCTGAAGGAGCTCGCCGCGATCGCCGCGCGGTTCCACGAGATGCACTTCGAGGAGCACACCTACGACCGGCGCGACGAGGACGTGATGATCTCGGCGCTGCGGGTCCGCTCGCGGGCGCTCCTCGGTAAGCCGGAGCTGCGCAGGGTTCCGGGGTCGGCATCGACGCCGAGATCGTCGGGGACCCGGCAGGCGTACTTCGGAAGCGGCTTCGTCAAGGCCAAGCTGTTCGACGGTCCGTCGATCCGTGCCGGGCAGAAGATCACCGGGCCCGCGATCATCGAGGAGCCGTTCACGACCGTGGTGGTACCGCCGAAATGGAGCGTGAAGCTCGACAGGCTCGGCAACTACGTGGCAACGAGGTAG
- a CDS encoding hydantoinase B/oxoprolinase family protein has protein sequence MAVATKKKAPKKRPAKRVPVDPITAEVIRGGLETIAFEMAIHVSRTATTPILNQSNERNATIMDWQGRLAALSVGIPQFMLSSMGPVQFGIEFFGAEGFQDGDVVACNDPYHGGGHLPDWSIFSPVFYEGELVLFASIQCHHADTAGQTPGGYPADAMDIWAEGFRCPVVKLVEGGVERKDVIYLFHTNNRVPTYEGDLRAQIGAAQLGAKRCKELIAQYGVDAVKGAVDWLLEFSERRMREEISSWPDGSYEADAYFDHDVRGNTDVKVHAKVDVKGDELEIDFTGSDDRPWLQAWSTQCNTRSMTYAQLCSMIDSTIPRNQGLFAPIKILYPENTIVNPPVGKPVSMGTHHPGCEVSEAVAMALANAIPEKSCPQVYKAAMPTVLFGINPKSQKLFIDHSVDTQSTASAAAYGTDGWGCANAGFGNLIMATAEINEAIFPARHLSNDLTTDTAGPGKWRGQPGSFWVKESTADCSLYTFVMSMKYTSRGVAGGENGPPDKLVIRGPNGEEKLITHTALYEPLGAGTRIEYQRGGGGGWGDPLDREAEKVRDDVLDEYVSREAAERDYGVVMTGEADDYSLEVDAAATKALRKKMRAARAKARGGDKVTP, from the coding sequence ATGGCCGTCGCGACCAAGAAGAAAGCTCCGAAGAAGCGTCCGGCGAAGCGCGTGCCGGTGGACCCGATAACCGCCGAGGTGATCCGCGGTGGGCTCGAGACGATCGCGTTCGAGATGGCGATCCACGTCTCCCGCACCGCGACGACGCCGATCCTCAATCAGTCGAACGAGCGCAACGCGACGATCATGGACTGGCAAGGGCGTCTGGCCGCGCTCTCGGTGGGCATCCCGCAGTTCATGCTGTCCTCGATGGGCCCGGTCCAGTTCGGGATCGAGTTCTTCGGGGCCGAGGGATTCCAGGACGGCGACGTCGTCGCGTGCAACGACCCGTACCACGGCGGGGGACACCTGCCCGACTGGAGCATCTTCTCGCCGGTGTTCTACGAGGGCGAGCTCGTGCTCTTCGCCTCGATCCAATGCCACCACGCCGACACCGCGGGTCAGACGCCCGGCGGCTACCCGGCCGACGCGATGGACATTTGGGCCGAGGGCTTCCGATGCCCGGTAGTGAAGCTCGTCGAAGGCGGCGTTGAGCGTAAGGACGTCATCTACCTGTTCCACACCAACAACCGCGTGCCCACCTACGAAGGCGATCTCCGCGCGCAGATCGGCGCGGCGCAGCTCGGCGCGAAGCGCTGCAAGGAGCTGATCGCCCAGTACGGCGTCGATGCGGTCAAGGGCGCGGTCGACTGGCTGCTCGAATTCTCGGAGCGACGCATGCGTGAGGAGATCTCCTCCTGGCCGGACGGCTCATACGAGGCCGACGCGTACTTCGACCACGACGTTCGTGGGAACACCGACGTGAAGGTCCACGCCAAGGTCGACGTCAAGGGGGACGAGTTGGAGATCGACTTCACCGGCTCGGACGACCGGCCGTGGCTGCAGGCGTGGTCCACCCAGTGCAACACGCGCTCGATGACCTACGCGCAGCTGTGCTCGATGATCGACTCGACGATCCCGCGCAACCAGGGTTTGTTCGCGCCGATCAAGATCCTGTATCCGGAGAACACGATCGTGAACCCGCCGGTCGGCAAGCCGGTGTCGATGGGGACGCATCATCCCGGGTGCGAGGTCTCCGAAGCGGTCGCGATGGCGTTGGCGAACGCCATCCCCGAGAAGTCCTGCCCGCAGGTCTACAAGGCCGCCATGCCGACGGTGCTCTTCGGCATCAACCCGAAGTCGCAGAAGCTGTTCATCGACCACTCGGTCGACACGCAGTCGACCGCATCCGCGGCCGCGTACGGGACCGACGGCTGGGGCTGCGCGAACGCCGGATTCGGAAACCTGATCATGGCGACGGCCGAGATCAACGAGGCGATCTTCCCGGCGCGCCATCTCTCGAACGACCTGACGACCGACACGGCCGGGCCCGGCAAGTGGCGCGGCCAGCCGGGCTCATTCTGGGTGAAGGAGTCGACCGCCGACTGCAGCCTTTACACCTTCGTCATGAGCATGAAGTACACGTCGCGCGGGGTCGCCGGCGGCGAGAACGGGCCACCCGACAAGCTCGTCATCCGCGGCCCAAACGGGGAAGAGAAGCTCATCACCCACACCGCCCTGTACGAGCCGCTCGGCGCCGGAACGCGGATCGAGTACCAGCGCGGCGGTGGCGGAGGGTGGGGCGATCCGCTCGACCGCGAGGCGGAGAAGGTTCGCGACGACGTGCTCGACGAGTACGTCAGCCGCGAGGCCGCCGAACGCGACTACGGCGTCGTCATGACCGGCGAGGCCGACGATTACTCGCTCGAGGTCGACGCGGCGGCCACGAAAGCGTTGCGCAAGAAGATGCGGGCGGCACGCGCCAAGGCCAGGGGCGGGGATAAGGTGACGCCATGA
- a CDS encoding thiolase family protein, with translation MSEAVIVGAVRSPIGKKNGKLSGTHPTDLLGMVLKALIERAGVDPLQIDDVIGGCVTQTGEQGVNVTRNAWIAAGLPWDVPATSVDRQCGSSMQSVAFAAQGVMAGVYDLAIGCGVEAMSRVGLGSNAIQPGFAFSDDWFAAVGGNQNLYTQFQAAQEIAREFGISRTDMDEQAAESHRRAAQATDDGRFQREIVPIKAMQADGSIEEVTTDECIRRGTTVERLAALAPVREDSPDMTPGNSSPISDGAAAILVASREKAEQLGLKPRARFKHFVVAATEPIVMLKGPIPATRKLMDRTGIKLTDIDLFECNEAMGSIVPMWEKTFGVPHDVVNVNGSGISLGHPVGASGARIMTTLLHELERSGARTGFHTMCEGGGQANAIVIERLD, from the coding sequence ATGAGCGAAGCGGTGATCGTCGGGGCGGTACGAAGCCCGATCGGCAAGAAGAACGGCAAGCTCTCCGGCACGCATCCGACGGATCTGCTCGGCATGGTCCTCAAGGCGCTGATCGAGCGTGCCGGCGTCGATCCGCTCCAGATCGACGACGTGATCGGCGGATGCGTGACGCAAACCGGCGAGCAGGGTGTCAACGTCACGCGCAACGCGTGGATCGCCGCGGGGCTGCCGTGGGACGTGCCGGCGACGAGCGTCGACCGCCAGTGCGGCTCCTCGATGCAGTCGGTCGCGTTCGCGGCGCAGGGCGTCATGGCCGGCGTCTACGACCTCGCGATCGGGTGCGGCGTCGAGGCGATGTCGCGGGTCGGGCTCGGCTCGAACGCGATCCAGCCGGGCTTCGCGTTCTCCGACGACTGGTTCGCGGCGGTCGGGGGCAACCAGAATCTCTACACGCAGTTCCAGGCCGCCCAAGAGATCGCCAGGGAGTTCGGGATCTCGCGGACCGACATGGACGAACAAGCCGCCGAGTCACACCGGCGTGCCGCGCAGGCGACCGACGATGGCCGGTTCCAGCGTGAGATCGTTCCGATCAAGGCGATGCAGGCCGACGGAAGCATCGAAGAGGTGACGACCGACGAGTGCATCCGACGCGGAACCACGGTCGAGCGCCTGGCAGCGCTGGCGCCGGTCCGCGAGGACAGTCCCGACATGACGCCGGGCAACTCGTCTCCGATCTCCGACGGCGCGGCGGCGATCCTGGTCGCCAGCCGGGAGAAGGCGGAGCAGCTCGGTCTGAAGCCGCGCGCCCGCTTCAAGCACTTCGTGGTCGCGGCCACCGAACCGATCGTCATGCTCAAGGGGCCGATCCCGGCGACGCGCAAGCTGATGGATCGCACGGGCATCAAGCTCACCGACATCGACCTGTTCGAGTGCAACGAGGCGATGGGGTCGATCGTGCCCATGTGGGAGAAGACGTTCGGCGTCCCGCACGACGTCGTCAACGTCAACGGCAGCGGGATCTCCCTCGGCCATCCGGTGGGTGCGAGCGGCGCTCGGATCATGACGACGCTGCTGCACGAGCTTGAGCGTTCCGGCGCGCGGACCGGGTTCCACACGATGTGTGAGGGGGGCGGGCAGGCGAATGCGATCGTCATCGAACGGCTGGACTGA